The Paraburkholderia hospita region CAGATCGACGGCTGGCGCAAGGTCACGACGGCTGTCCACGAAGCGGGCGGACGCATCTTCGCGCAGCTGTGGCATGTCGGCCGGTTGAGCCATACGAGCCTGCTCGGCGGCGAACAGCCGGTGTCGTCATCTGCGCTTCAGGCGAAGGGCGTCAACGTGTTCATCGCAAGCGCCGACGGCAGCAACGTGCCGGGCTTCGTGCAGGCATCGGCCCCACGCGCGCTGAGCACGGCGGAAATCGCCGAAGTGGTCGGGCAGTATCGGGACGCGGCCCGCAACGCGATGCTGGCAGGCTTCGATGGCGTCGAGCTGCATGCGGCCAACGGCTATCTGGTCAATCAGTTCATCGACTCCGGAGCGAACAATCGCACCGATGAATACGGCGGCTCGCTGGAGAATCGCCTGCGGTTTCTGGACGAAGTCACGCGCGCGCTGATCGACGGCACGGGCGACGCGCAGCGCGTCGGCATCCGCCTTGCGCCGCTGACCACGCTCAACGGATGCGTCGATGCAGACCCCGAAACGACCTACATCGCAGCCGCGAAGCTGCTCGGTGAAATCGGCGTTGCGTATATCCATATCGCGGAAGCCGATTGGGACGATGCGCCGCATATGCCCGTCGAATTCAAGCAGCGCATCCGGCAAGCCTATTCGGGCACGCTGATCTATGCGGGCAAATACACGGCGGATCGCGCTCGCGAAGCCATCGCCGCGGGTTGGGCCGATCTCATTGCATTCGGCCGCCCTTTCGTTGCAAATCCCGATCTGCCGCAGCGCCTGCAAAGCGGGGCCGATCTTGCCACGCATCATCGCGAAACACTGTTTGGCGGTGGCGCTCAGGGGCTCACGGATTACCCGGCTCTCACGGGCACGAACGACTGACGAACGGTCCGCGATCGGCGACAACGCACCGACGCCGCGCGTTTAATGCTCACAGGAAAGAATATGGCAAGCGTTAGCGTATCGATAGACATTGCAGTATCAGCGGAAATCGTGTGGCCCGTGGTCGGCGACTTCGACGGATTGCCGGGCTGGCTCGAACTCATTCGCGCGTCGCGGCTGTCGGACGGCGGACGGGTTCGCCATCTCGAAGCGGTCAATGGTTCGTCGATCGTCGAAAGGCTGCTCGATCACAGCGATCAGAACCTGCAATACCTTTACACGATCCTCGAAGGCCCGGACCCCGTGACGGATTACACCGCGTCGATGTCGTTGCGCAGGATCGACGCGCATCACACCACGGTGACATGGGCGAGCCGCTTCGAGCCAAACGACCCGAACGAGGCCGAGTCGCTCACCGCCCATTATCGGAGTCTGTACCTGGCGGGCCTGACGCGCCTCAAGGCGGTTCTGGAAACTCAGGGCCGCTGACCCGCGCTGAACCTGTACGTGCCATTTTGAACGGCGCGTGCGTTTTACGAAACGCGGCATCCGTCGTACCAGTACGTTGCGTAGCTACTGCGGCGCCCTGCTTTCTTGGGCTCCGCAGTAACCGCAACATTCGCCATGACTGGTCAACGGAGATTTACATGTCAGCAAACACCATTGCAGCTTACCTGGCTCAAACGCTCGCGGCAGCGGGCGTCGAACGCATCTGGGGCGTGACGGGCGACAGCCTGAATGGCCTCGCCTACGCGCTCGACAAGGTCGGCGGCATCCGCTGGATGCATACGCGCCACGAAGAGTCCGCGGCGTTCGCGGCGGGCGCCGATGCAGCATCCACCGGCCAGCTCGCCGTGTGCGCGGGCAGTTGCGGCCCGGGTAATCTGCATCTGATCAATGGTCTGTTCGACTGTCATCGCAATCACCAGCCCGTGCTCGCGATCGCCGCGCATATTCCGTCGACGGAGATCGGCCTCGGCTACTTCCAGGAAACGCATCCCCAAGAGTTGTTCAAGGAGTGCAGCCATTACGTGGAGCTCGTGTCGTCCGCCGGGCAGTTTCCGCGCGTCCTCGCGCGCGCGATGCGAACGGCCATCGAGGAGCGCGGCGTCGCTGTGATCGTGTTGCCAGGCGACGTCGCATTGGGCGACGGCCCCGATGAAGCACCGACGTGGACGGAAAGCGCGCCGCCGCGCATCGTGCCTGCGGAGGCCGATCTGGAGCGTCTTGCGACGCTGTTGAATGGGTCGGATGCCGTCACGATCATGTGCGGCAGCGGCACGCAGGGCGCGCACGATGAAGTCGTGGCGCTTGCCGATACGCTCGGCGCGCCTGTCGTGCATGCGTTGCGCGGCAAGCAGTTCGTCGAATACGACAATCCTTTCGACGTCGGCATGACGGGGCTGATCGGTTTCAGCTCGGGCTATCACGCGATGATGTCGTGCGACACGCTACTGCTGCTCGGCTGCGATTTTCCGTATCGCCCGTTCTACCCGTCGCACGCGAAGATCGTCCAGATCGACTGGAAGGGGTCGCAACTCGGTCATCGCGCGCCGCTGACGTTGGGTCTCGTAGGCACGATCAAGGAGACGATCTCGGCGACGCTGCCCAGGCTTCAGCGCAAGCAGGACCGCGGCTTCATCGACACAGCGCGCAAGCATTACGCCGCCGCGCGCAAGAGCCTCGACGACCTCGCGACGCCTTCGCCCGCAGGCAAACCGGTGCATCCGCAGTACCTCACGCGCATGATCGACGAGATCGCAAGCGAGGATGCCATCTTCACCGCCGATGTCGGCACGCCGACCGTGTGGTCGGCACGCTATCTGACGATGAACGGCAAGCGTCAGTTGCACGGTTCGTTCAATCATGGATCGATGGCGAATGCGATGCCGCAGGCGCTCGGCGCGCAGGGCGCGCATCCGGGCCGCCAGGTCGTGTCGCTTTCGGGTGACGGCGGCCTGTCGATGCTGCTCGGCGATCTGCTGACCGCGCGTCAGCTCGGGCTGCCTATCAAGGTCGTGGTGTTCAACAATAGCGTGCTGGGTTTTGTTTCGATGGAGCTGAAGGCGAGTGGCTATCTCGACACGAATGTCGATCTGAGCAAGACTGACTTTGCAGCGATTGCGAAAGGCGCGGGCATCTTTAGCATTCGCGTCGAAGATTCGGAACAGGTTGCCGGGGCGTTGAAGGCAGCCTTCGCGCATGATGGTCCTGCCGTCGTCGATGTCGTGACGGCGAAACAGGAACTCGCGATGCCGCCGAAGATCGAGCTTGAACAGGCCAAGGGTTTTAGTCTGTACATGATGCGCGCCATTCTGAATGGCCGTGGCGACGAAATCGTGGATCTCGTGCAGACGAATTTCCGTTGATGCATGGGCCTTCGGTGCGCCGCCATTCGTACTTTGAGGATGGCGGCCGCCGAAGTCCGGCATTGATTCCGTCAGATCGCAATTTCGCGTGTGACGCGCACTTCCGTTAATAGCGCTCCTCCAATCTCGACCACTTTGGCAGAGCCGTCGCGCTCGAATCCTCCCTGAGTGTAGAAGGAACACGCTGCTGCGTTTTCTTTCAACACCCACAGCGCGACAGTACCGTAGCCTTTTGCACGAAGCCTCTCGCAAGCCGCATGAATCAGCGCAGTGCCGATGCCGCGACTCCAGAACTCCGACGCAACGTAAATCGCCTCGATCTCCGCACAGCGCGAGTCAAGGTCTTCGTCACGCGAGGGACCGAACGCAACCCAGCCGACCACGACATCGTTCATCAAAGCAACCATCACGCACGGCGCTCCCGCTAACAGCGCCTTGCGCCATTTTTCCGCTCTTGCGTTTTTGTCGAGATTCGCCAGGTATTCGATTGGTAACAATTCCTTGTATGCGTCCCGCCAGGCCGCGATATGAACCTTCGCTATTCCTTGTGCGTCATCGATTGACGCAAGCCTTATATTCACACTCTGCGATAACCCCGCGCCATCATTCAAATCCCACCTCCTGTCGTTTTCCACCGGTTTCCGGACGCATGAGCGACGGCCCCGTCGTGGGCATATCAGCACACTCTACTTGATGATGTTGCCTGGCGTGTTCAACGCGAAGGCATTCCACAGCCCATTGGCGCCCCATTTCGCGATCGGCTTCATGTTCGATCGAATACCTGCTGCATCCGCCGGGTTCGCCATGCAATTCATGGAGTGTGTCAATTGAGTCATTCGCAAGCGCGCATCGCAAGCCGCGATTCTTCAAGTCCGTCGCTCACGCTTGACGACATCACGATCGTCGACAATTCCCTTCTCAAAC contains the following coding sequences:
- a CDS encoding alkene reductase — its product is MKNDPLFEPLTLGALTLPNRIVMPPMTRSRASQPGDEANDLMAAYYAQRASAGLIVSEGTYISPLAKGYAWTPGIHTQAQIDGWRKVTTAVHEAGGRIFAQLWHVGRLSHTSLLGGEQPVSSSALQAKGVNVFIASADGSNVPGFVQASAPRALSTAEIAEVVGQYRDAARNAMLAGFDGVELHAANGYLVNQFIDSGANNRTDEYGGSLENRLRFLDEVTRALIDGTGDAQRVGIRLAPLTTLNGCVDADPETTYIAAAKLLGEIGVAYIHIAEADWDDAPHMPVEFKQRIRQAYSGTLIYAGKYTADRAREAIAAGWADLIAFGRPFVANPDLPQRLQSGADLATHHRETLFGGGAQGLTDYPALTGTND
- a CDS encoding SRPBCC family protein, whose amino-acid sequence is MASVSVSIDIAVSAEIVWPVVGDFDGLPGWLELIRASRLSDGGRVRHLEAVNGSSIVERLLDHSDQNLQYLYTILEGPDPVTDYTASMSLRRIDAHHTTVTWASRFEPNDPNEAESLTAHYRSLYLAGLTRLKAVLETQGR
- a CDS encoding GNAT family N-acetyltransferase → MENDRRWDLNDGAGLSQSVNIRLASIDDAQGIAKVHIAAWRDAYKELLPIEYLANLDKNARAEKWRKALLAGAPCVMVALMNDVVVGWVAFGPSRDEDLDSRCAEIEAIYVASEFWSRGIGTALIHAACERLRAKGYGTVALWVLKENAAACSFYTQGGFERDGSAKVVEIGGALLTEVRVTREIAI
- the poxB gene encoding ubiquinone-dependent pyruvate dehydrogenase, yielding MSANTIAAYLAQTLAAAGVERIWGVTGDSLNGLAYALDKVGGIRWMHTRHEESAAFAAGADAASTGQLAVCAGSCGPGNLHLINGLFDCHRNHQPVLAIAAHIPSTEIGLGYFQETHPQELFKECSHYVELVSSAGQFPRVLARAMRTAIEERGVAVIVLPGDVALGDGPDEAPTWTESAPPRIVPAEADLERLATLLNGSDAVTIMCGSGTQGAHDEVVALADTLGAPVVHALRGKQFVEYDNPFDVGMTGLIGFSSGYHAMMSCDTLLLLGCDFPYRPFYPSHAKIVQIDWKGSQLGHRAPLTLGLVGTIKETISATLPRLQRKQDRGFIDTARKHYAAARKSLDDLATPSPAGKPVHPQYLTRMIDEIASEDAIFTADVGTPTVWSARYLTMNGKRQLHGSFNHGSMANAMPQALGAQGAHPGRQVVSLSGDGGLSMLLGDLLTARQLGLPIKVVVFNNSVLGFVSMELKASGYLDTNVDLSKTDFAAIAKGAGIFSIRVEDSEQVAGALKAAFAHDGPAVVDVVTAKQELAMPPKIELEQAKGFSLYMMRAILNGRGDEIVDLVQTNFR